A stretch of the Lineus longissimus chromosome 10, tnLinLong1.2, whole genome shotgun sequence genome encodes the following:
- the LOC135495040 gene encoding mucin-2-like, whose product MEGFKCKDCLTTFQIFYLTLCGLAFVGSLPGIVRASEDETTDSPGTTASMEQTTPAPVEVYYDASFKCAGINFTADLLNTSSAEFLSLKSQFTTMLLTAFNNSADVSSVDVYGFQQGSVIVLYRVILATPASVNVSVANTSAILNTLTTYISNNPGSVSQFGIDTSSIAVSVPLSATTTETPTTPAATTTETPTTTETPTTTEPVPSMNWLRIEK is encoded by the exons ATGGAAGGCTTCAAGTGTAAAGATTGTTTGacgacttttcaaattttctaccTGACTCTTTGCGGACTTGCTTTTGTGGGATCTTTACCAGGGATAGTACGGGCATCAGAAGACGAAACAACAG acagcccTGGTACCACTGCATCCATGGAACAAACTACGCCTGCCCCAG TTGAAGTTTACTACGATGCCTCATTCAAATGCGCTGGAATCAACTTCACCGCCGACTTGCTCAACACATCCTCGGCTGAATTTCTGAGTTTGAAGTCGCAATTCACGACTATG TTACTGACTGCATTTAACAATTCAGCAGATGTGTCAAGCGTTGACGTATACGGATTTCA ACAAGGCAGCGTGATTGTGTTATACCGGGTCATCTTGGCCACCCCTGCCTCGGTGAACGTCAGCGTTGCAAATACCTCTGCCATCCTCAACACCCTGACGACGTATATATCGAACAACCCGGGCTCCGTTTCGCAATTCGGCATTGACACGTCATCTATAGCAGTATCAG TGCCCCTCAGCGCCACAACTACCGAAACACCTACGACACCAGCAGCGACCACAACCGAAACACCGACCACCACGGAAACGCCAACCACAACTGAACCAGTacca TCAATGAATTGGCTTAGAATAGAGAAATAG
- the LOC135494683 gene encoding glycerophosphodiester phosphodiesterase domain-containing protein 5-like isoform X3: MSSNDQATRESFVPEQETSSMQKAPTRRQGLHGCCSSLLGGIYGCRWKKHVPPPSTACDLIWFFLLLLFTAVITISLYLWLVIENDEANFNTYLHNKTGIRFRWYTLMLISTSIAFSYIALLLVLSLCHSVLKLQLYMHHVNRVFLVLLTLLFGGIMVVVGVMEKQEWQLVRLSLHMTGPFLQVAAVVLATILTWLFVVRWVKLTVAAPCICHDNEVPVKPKLFAHRGASMVAPENTMAAFEYAIENGCYGLESDVGITLDGVPVMLHDTTLGRTTNVADVFPGRVDDPIWRFTADEVSLLSAGQWFLDQDPYHQVSKLTKKQKRQYRKQTVPTLAEFLTFAKSHKTRIMFDIKVYNENGTVLKKVLETVKDSRIPRKNVYWIKTDNKTLARSTLVASTFSSPRVRHLRDNKYSVINVRYDVLKESTIREYSESNIETIIYIVNTDWLYSFYWCLGVDYVTTDNVDELRKMQSPIWHIQPLTYLIMWVTVDVVSVLLVIIIWSTYIYRQYKSNVPLESIPLEHANLNFTKAKRYVIDDADNSWMDSFKERKSLTRL; this comes from the exons ATGTCTTCCAACGACCAG GCGACCCGTGAATCATTCGTGCCAGAACAGGAGACCAGCAGCATGCAGAAGGCTCCCACCCGCCGGCAAGGGCTCCACGGGTGCTGTAGCTCTCTACTCGGCGGTATCTACGGCTGCCGCTGGAAGAAGCACGTCCCTCCGCCGAGTACCGCG TGTGATCTCATCTGGTTTTTTTTGTTGCTTCTCTTCACCGCCGTCATCACCATCTCACTCTACCTCTGGCTGGTCATCGAGAACGACGAAGCGAACTTTAATAC TTATCTGCATAATAAGACCGGGATCCGCTTTCGATGGTACACCCTGATGTTGATATCGACATCGATCGCGTTCTCTTACATTGCTTTACTATTG GTCCTTTCCCTGTGTCACTCCGTGCTGAAGCTCCAGCTATACATGCACCATGTCAACAGGGTCTTTCTCGTCCTGCTCACCTTGCTGTTTGGAGGCATCATGGTCGTGGTTGGTGTGATGGAAAAACAGGAATGGCAGCTCGTCCGGCTCTCCCTACAT ATGACCGGGCCATTCCTGCAGGTGGCAGCCGTAGTCCTAGCTACCATCTTGACATGGCTGTTTGTGGTACGATGGGTCAAACTAACAGTTGCAG CTCCCTGTATTTGCCATGACAATGAAGTACCGGTCAAGCCAAAGTTGTTTGCTCACAGAGGGGCTTCTATG GTAGCTCCAGAAAACACGATGGCTGCCTTTGAATATGCCATCGAAAATGGATGCTATGGTCTCGAGTCCGACGTTGGCATCAC ATTGGACGGAGTACCCGTCATGCTTCACGATACGACACTCGGTAGAACCACGAATGTTGCCGACGTGTTCCCGGGTCGAGTTGACGATCCAATATGGCGGTTCACCGCGGACGAAGTCAGCCTACTCAGTGCAGGACAGTGGTTTCTGGAC CAAGACCCATACCACCAAGTCAGCAAGCTGACAAAAAAGCAGAAGAGGCAATACCGGAAGCAGACGGTACCAACTCTCGCCGAGTTCCTCACTTTCGCGAAATCTCACAAAACCAGGATCATGTTCGATATCAAAGTTTATAACGAGAATGGGACGGTTCTGAAGAAGGTCTTAGAAACAGTCAAGGACTCTAGAATACCACGGAAAAAT GTTTATTGGATTAAGACAGATAACAAAACCCTGGCGCGGTCCACCCTTGTTGCTAGCACGTTTTCCAGTCCCAGGGTACGGCATCTCCGAGATAATAAATACTCGGTGATTAATGTAAGATACGATGTGCTCAAAGAGTCAACTATCAG GGAATATAGTGAGTCGAATATCGAGACAATTATTTACATTGTCAACACCGATTGGCTTTACTCATTCTACTGGTGTCTCGGCGTCGATTACGTTACTACAGACAATGTGGATGAACTACGGAAAATGCAGTCTCCGATATGGCATATT CAACCACTGACGTACCTTATCATGTGGGTGACAGTGGACGTGGTGTCTGTACTGTTGGTGATCATCATCTGGTCAACATATAT TTACCGTCAGTACAAATCGAACGTACCACTGGAGTCCATACCACTCGAACACGCCAATCTGAACTTTACTAAGGCGAAGCGTTACGTCATAGATGACGCGGATAACTCGTGGATGGACAGCTTTAAGGAGAGGAAGAGTTTGACAAGACTCTGA
- the LOC135494683 gene encoding glycerophosphodiester phosphodiesterase domain-containing protein 5-like isoform X1, protein MSSNDQATRESFVPEQETSSMQKAPTRRQGLHGCCSSLLGGIYGCRWKKHVPPPSTACDLIWFFLLLLFTAVITISLYLWLVIENDEANFNTYLHNKTGIRFRWYTLMLISTSIAFSYIALLLVLSLCHSVLKLQLYMHHVNRVFLVLLTLLFGGIMVVVGVMEKQEWQLVRLSLHMTGPFLQVAAVVLATILTWLFVVRWVKLTVAALRAFLLVLYISFMMFLYLSPLLISAPCICHDNEVPVKPKLFAHRGASMVAPENTMAAFEYAIENGCYGLESDVGITLDGVPVMLHDTTLGRTTNVADVFPGRVDDPIWRFTADEVSLLSAGQWFLDQDPYHQVSKLTKKQKRQYRKQTVPTLAEFLTFAKSHKTRIMFDIKVYNENGTVLKKVLETVKDSRIPRKNVYWIKTDNKTLARSTLVASTFSSPRVRHLRDNKYSVINVRYDVLKESTIREYSESNIETIIYIVNTDWLYSFYWCLGVDYVTTDNVDELRKMQSPIWHIQPLTYLIMWVTVDVVSVLLVIIIWSTYIYRQYKSNVPLESIPLEHANLNFTKAKRYVIDDADNSWMDSFKERKSLTRL, encoded by the exons ATGTCTTCCAACGACCAG GCGACCCGTGAATCATTCGTGCCAGAACAGGAGACCAGCAGCATGCAGAAGGCTCCCACCCGCCGGCAAGGGCTCCACGGGTGCTGTAGCTCTCTACTCGGCGGTATCTACGGCTGCCGCTGGAAGAAGCACGTCCCTCCGCCGAGTACCGCG TGTGATCTCATCTGGTTTTTTTTGTTGCTTCTCTTCACCGCCGTCATCACCATCTCACTCTACCTCTGGCTGGTCATCGAGAACGACGAAGCGAACTTTAATAC TTATCTGCATAATAAGACCGGGATCCGCTTTCGATGGTACACCCTGATGTTGATATCGACATCGATCGCGTTCTCTTACATTGCTTTACTATTG GTCCTTTCCCTGTGTCACTCCGTGCTGAAGCTCCAGCTATACATGCACCATGTCAACAGGGTCTTTCTCGTCCTGCTCACCTTGCTGTTTGGAGGCATCATGGTCGTGGTTGGTGTGATGGAAAAACAGGAATGGCAGCTCGTCCGGCTCTCCCTACAT ATGACCGGGCCATTCCTGCAGGTGGCAGCCGTAGTCCTAGCTACCATCTTGACATGGCTGTTTGTGGTACGATGGGTCAAACTAACAGTTGCAG CCCTTCGCGCCTTCCTTTTGGTCCTCTACATATCCTTCATGATGTTCCTCTACCTGTCACCCTTACTCATATCAGCTCCCTGTATTTGCCATGACAATGAAGTACCGGTCAAGCCAAAGTTGTTTGCTCACAGAGGGGCTTCTATG GTAGCTCCAGAAAACACGATGGCTGCCTTTGAATATGCCATCGAAAATGGATGCTATGGTCTCGAGTCCGACGTTGGCATCAC ATTGGACGGAGTACCCGTCATGCTTCACGATACGACACTCGGTAGAACCACGAATGTTGCCGACGTGTTCCCGGGTCGAGTTGACGATCCAATATGGCGGTTCACCGCGGACGAAGTCAGCCTACTCAGTGCAGGACAGTGGTTTCTGGAC CAAGACCCATACCACCAAGTCAGCAAGCTGACAAAAAAGCAGAAGAGGCAATACCGGAAGCAGACGGTACCAACTCTCGCCGAGTTCCTCACTTTCGCGAAATCTCACAAAACCAGGATCATGTTCGATATCAAAGTTTATAACGAGAATGGGACGGTTCTGAAGAAGGTCTTAGAAACAGTCAAGGACTCTAGAATACCACGGAAAAAT GTTTATTGGATTAAGACAGATAACAAAACCCTGGCGCGGTCCACCCTTGTTGCTAGCACGTTTTCCAGTCCCAGGGTACGGCATCTCCGAGATAATAAATACTCGGTGATTAATGTAAGATACGATGTGCTCAAAGAGTCAACTATCAG GGAATATAGTGAGTCGAATATCGAGACAATTATTTACATTGTCAACACCGATTGGCTTTACTCATTCTACTGGTGTCTCGGCGTCGATTACGTTACTACAGACAATGTGGATGAACTACGGAAAATGCAGTCTCCGATATGGCATATT CAACCACTGACGTACCTTATCATGTGGGTGACAGTGGACGTGGTGTCTGTACTGTTGGTGATCATCATCTGGTCAACATATAT TTACCGTCAGTACAAATCGAACGTACCACTGGAGTCCATACCACTCGAACACGCCAATCTGAACTTTACTAAGGCGAAGCGTTACGTCATAGATGACGCGGATAACTCGTGGATGGACAGCTTTAAGGAGAGGAAGAGTTTGACAAGACTCTGA
- the LOC135494591 gene encoding uncharacterized protein LOC135494591 → MNMAEGGNRYRDRIAKDLAMEDLEDGMDDLRVVIQGKRAVVNNDGIWWVELHGQVYSFENLPNPDSTVVKICVNNFQENGLSDIGGLEEPFKEVCCNLEFAYNTAVANDMGKLENMINGVCFDMNKLCSTTGNTLVRFSRTSHDACIHYKGAFLYLLDGFEDVAHLKLEALVKSMSSLGASAELKRLIDTCNDNVMSILEWITEEKAKLGIAGEERMACEAGISAAKRDHVDAEERLVAENKNLACMEKRNMISEVIEMAAEVVVTAIPVVTLFSLPQFKVGATGAVTVIKATQRFIKRTIGSEDKIQLARKRAADLEGERLDARKRMIAQADRLEQARGREEVLNSLQPLLHDLSGSLRIVRKKLLCACAFWERLQTVMAPEMDKQQFQASVNALSATKEERAEFWRSKAFAEDAISMYARWVARKIVCDQSRVGVDEAYKMLDQLAVANPTKHDARAWLKLKAEGYKGQAIE, encoded by the exons ATGAACATGGCAGAAGGAGGAAATCGATACCGCGATCGGATTGCAAAAGACCTGGCCATGGAAGACCTCGAAGATGGCATGGATGACCTTCGGGTCGTGATTCAAGGCAAGCG GGCCGTTGTCAATAATGACGGCATTTGGTGGGTGGAACTCCATGGTCAAGTTTACTCCTTTGAGAACCTTCCCAACCCGGACAGCACAGTGGTGAAAATCTGCGTGAATAACTTCCAAGAGAATGGCCTCTCTGATATTGGTGGCTTGGAGGAACCGTTCAAGGAAGTTTGCTGCAACTTGGAGTTTGCGTACAACACTGCTGTGGCGAATGACATGGGCAAACTGGAGAATATGATAAACGGTGTCTGCTTTGACATGAACAAACTGTGTAGCACGACAGGGAACACCTTGGTCAGGTTCTCTCGTACTTCTCATGACGCCTGTATCCATTACAAGGGAGCATTCCTTTATCTGTTGGATGGTTTCGAAGACGTTGCACACTTGAAGTTGGAGGCACTTGTTAAGAGTATGTCAAGTTTAGGTGCATCTGCAGAACTCAAAAGACTAATAGACACGTGTAATGACAATGTTATGAGCATTCTTGAATGGATAACCGAAGAGAAGGCCAAGCTCGGCATAGCCGGGGAGGAACGAATGGCTTGCGAGGCTGGGATTTCAGCGGCTAAGAGGGATCATGTTGACGCTGAAGAGAGGTTGGTGGCTGAGAACAAGAATTTAGCTTGCATGGAGAAGCGCAACATGATCAGCGAAGTGATCGAAATGGCGGCGGAGGTGGTGGTGACAGCAATACCGGTCGTGACACTGTTTTCCCTCCCTCAATTTAAGGTTGGAGCAACTGGAGCAGTCACGGTCATTAAAGCCACCCAGAGATTTATTAAAAGAACGATCGGCTCAGAAGACAAAATACAGCTGGCCAGAAAACGGGCAGCGGATTTAGAAGGAGAGCGACTTGATGCGCGAAAGAGGATGATtgcacaagcagacagactggAGCAAGCCAGAGGGAGGGAAGAGGTCTTGAATAGTCTCCAACCCCTTCTACACGACCTATCTGGCAGTTTGAGGATCGTGCGAAAGAAGCTGTTGTGTGCGTGCGCCTTCTGGGAGCGTCTACAGACTGTCATGGCCCCTGAGATGGATAAACAGCAATTTCAGGCGAGTGTGAACGCCCTATCAGCCACGAAAGAAGAACGGGCCGAGTTTTGGCGGTCGAAGGCCTTTGCGGAAGATGCCATCTCAATGTATGCAAG GTGGGTGGCAAGAAAAATTGTCTGTGATCAATCTAGGGTCGGCGTGGATGAGGCCTATAAGATGTTGGATCAGCTGGCCGTCGCGAATCCGACCAAACATGATGCAAGGGCATGGCTAAAACTCAAGGCGGAAGGTTACAAGGGACAGGCGATAGAGTGA
- the LOC135494683 gene encoding glycerophosphodiester phosphodiesterase domain-containing protein 5-like isoform X2, which produces MQKAPTRRQGLHGCCSSLLGGIYGCRWKKHVPPPSTACDLIWFFLLLLFTAVITISLYLWLVIENDEANFNTYLHNKTGIRFRWYTLMLISTSIAFSYIALLLVLSLCHSVLKLQLYMHHVNRVFLVLLTLLFGGIMVVVGVMEKQEWQLVRLSLHMTGPFLQVAAVVLATILTWLFVVRWVKLTVAALRAFLLVLYISFMMFLYLSPLLISAPCICHDNEVPVKPKLFAHRGASMVAPENTMAAFEYAIENGCYGLESDVGITLDGVPVMLHDTTLGRTTNVADVFPGRVDDPIWRFTADEVSLLSAGQWFLDQDPYHQVSKLTKKQKRQYRKQTVPTLAEFLTFAKSHKTRIMFDIKVYNENGTVLKKVLETVKDSRIPRKNVYWIKTDNKTLARSTLVASTFSSPRVRHLRDNKYSVINVRYDVLKESTIREYSESNIETIIYIVNTDWLYSFYWCLGVDYVTTDNVDELRKMQSPIWHIQPLTYLIMWVTVDVVSVLLVIIIWSTYIYRQYKSNVPLESIPLEHANLNFTKAKRYVIDDADNSWMDSFKERKSLTRL; this is translated from the exons ATGCAGAAGGCTCCCACCCGCCGGCAAGGGCTCCACGGGTGCTGTAGCTCTCTACTCGGCGGTATCTACGGCTGCCGCTGGAAGAAGCACGTCCCTCCGCCGAGTACCGCG TGTGATCTCATCTGGTTTTTTTTGTTGCTTCTCTTCACCGCCGTCATCACCATCTCACTCTACCTCTGGCTGGTCATCGAGAACGACGAAGCGAACTTTAATAC TTATCTGCATAATAAGACCGGGATCCGCTTTCGATGGTACACCCTGATGTTGATATCGACATCGATCGCGTTCTCTTACATTGCTTTACTATTG GTCCTTTCCCTGTGTCACTCCGTGCTGAAGCTCCAGCTATACATGCACCATGTCAACAGGGTCTTTCTCGTCCTGCTCACCTTGCTGTTTGGAGGCATCATGGTCGTGGTTGGTGTGATGGAAAAACAGGAATGGCAGCTCGTCCGGCTCTCCCTACAT ATGACCGGGCCATTCCTGCAGGTGGCAGCCGTAGTCCTAGCTACCATCTTGACATGGCTGTTTGTGGTACGATGGGTCAAACTAACAGTTGCAG CCCTTCGCGCCTTCCTTTTGGTCCTCTACATATCCTTCATGATGTTCCTCTACCTGTCACCCTTACTCATATCAGCTCCCTGTATTTGCCATGACAATGAAGTACCGGTCAAGCCAAAGTTGTTTGCTCACAGAGGGGCTTCTATG GTAGCTCCAGAAAACACGATGGCTGCCTTTGAATATGCCATCGAAAATGGATGCTATGGTCTCGAGTCCGACGTTGGCATCAC ATTGGACGGAGTACCCGTCATGCTTCACGATACGACACTCGGTAGAACCACGAATGTTGCCGACGTGTTCCCGGGTCGAGTTGACGATCCAATATGGCGGTTCACCGCGGACGAAGTCAGCCTACTCAGTGCAGGACAGTGGTTTCTGGAC CAAGACCCATACCACCAAGTCAGCAAGCTGACAAAAAAGCAGAAGAGGCAATACCGGAAGCAGACGGTACCAACTCTCGCCGAGTTCCTCACTTTCGCGAAATCTCACAAAACCAGGATCATGTTCGATATCAAAGTTTATAACGAGAATGGGACGGTTCTGAAGAAGGTCTTAGAAACAGTCAAGGACTCTAGAATACCACGGAAAAAT GTTTATTGGATTAAGACAGATAACAAAACCCTGGCGCGGTCCACCCTTGTTGCTAGCACGTTTTCCAGTCCCAGGGTACGGCATCTCCGAGATAATAAATACTCGGTGATTAATGTAAGATACGATGTGCTCAAAGAGTCAACTATCAG GGAATATAGTGAGTCGAATATCGAGACAATTATTTACATTGTCAACACCGATTGGCTTTACTCATTCTACTGGTGTCTCGGCGTCGATTACGTTACTACAGACAATGTGGATGAACTACGGAAAATGCAGTCTCCGATATGGCATATT CAACCACTGACGTACCTTATCATGTGGGTGACAGTGGACGTGGTGTCTGTACTGTTGGTGATCATCATCTGGTCAACATATAT TTACCGTCAGTACAAATCGAACGTACCACTGGAGTCCATACCACTCGAACACGCCAATCTGAACTTTACTAAGGCGAAGCGTTACGTCATAGATGACGCGGATAACTCGTGGATGGACAGCTTTAAGGAGAGGAAGAGTTTGACAAGACTCTGA